In Tripterygium wilfordii isolate XIE 37 chromosome 23, ASM1340144v1, whole genome shotgun sequence, one genomic interval encodes:
- the LOC119993468 gene encoding putative pectinesterase/pectinesterase inhibitor 45 produces MVFQDFDLLSERRRAERQQKFRKRVAIAVVSSLVLLLLVAAGVFAIVYNNKSNHSSEKAAPQAQAQKQPPTKEISHVEKVIKAVCNGTSYKDICHSTLEKAATKNPSLAQPKEILKSIIAATDDEVENAFSKASAFKFDKPEEKAAFEDCKKLIDDANEELKSSLAHADGDIKKLNTKAPDLKNWLSAVMSYQQTCIDGFPEGKMKSDMQQAFNATKKLTSNSLAMVTEFSSVLSSFLEGTTRHLLEDESSTPSIAVDGLPKWMSNEDRRVLKGADTEKPTPNVTVAKDGSGNFPTISAALAAMPAKYTGRYVIYVKQGVYDETVTVDKKKENVTMYGDGSQKTIVTGSKNFVDGVRTFQTATFVALGEGFLAKAMGFRNTAGPEKHQAVAVRVQADRSIFLNCRFEGYQDTLYVQTHRQFYRSCVISGTVDFIFGDAAAIFQNCLIIVRKPLENQKNIVTAQGRIDKFESTGIVLQNCKIQPDDALVPAKTTIKSYLGRPWKEYSRTIIMESTIDDLIHPDGFLPWEGDFALKTLYYAEFNNKGLGAKTTARVKWPGYKVIDKQEALKYTVGTFLQGDWISATGSPVKVGLFT; encoded by the exons ATGGTATTCCAAGATTTTGACCTTTTATCGGAACGCCGGAGAGCCGAGAGGCAACAGAAATTCCGAAAAAGGGTTGCCATTGCCGTTGTTTCATCACTAGTCCTTCTCCTTCTTGTCGCTGCTGGTGTTTTCGCTATTGTCTATAACAATAAATCAAACCATAGCTCGGAAAAGGCGGCACCTCAAGCTCAAGCTCAAAAACAACCACCTACCAAAGAAATATCGCATGTTGAGAAGGTAATTAAGGCAGTGTGCAATGGCACTAGTTATAAGGATATATGTCATAGTACCCTTGAAAAGGCCGCTACCAAGAACCCATCTTTGGCTCAACCTAAAGAGATTCTCAAATCCATAATCGCGGCCACTGATGATGAGGTCGAGAACGCGTTTAGTAAGGCCTCCGCGTTTAAATTCGATAAGCCCGAAGAAAAAGCAGCTTTTGAAGATTGTAAGAAACTGATTGATGATGCTAACGAAGAACTCAAGAGCTCATTGGCACATGCTGATGGTGATATAAAGAAGCTAAACACGAAAGCACCCGACTTGAAGAATTGGCTCAGCGCAGTGATGTCGTATCAGCAGACTTGCATTGATGGTTTCCCTGAAGGCAAAATGAAGTCTGATATGCAGCAGGCCTTCAATGCTACTAAGAAGCTCACTAGCAATTCCCTTGCTATGGTTACGGAATTTTCTTCCGTACTTTCATCGTTCCTTGAAGGAACAACGCGTCATCTTTTGGAAGACGAATCAAGCACACCCTCCATTGCAGTTGATGGTCTCCCGAAGTGGATGAGTAACGAGGATCGTAGGGTATTGAAAGGCGCGGACACTGAAAAGCCTACGCCAAATGTGACCGTGGCGAAAGATGGTAGTGGAAATTTCCCAACTATTTCTGCAGCATTGGCAGCTATGCCAGCAAAATATACAGGACG ATATGTCATCTATGTTAAACAAGGAGTCTATGATGAAACCGTTACAGTGGACAAGAAGAAGGAAAATGTTACCATGTATGGCGATGGATCACAAAAGACAATCGTCACCGGAAGCAAGAATTTTGTAGATGGAGTTAGGACATTCCAAACTGCAacttttg TGGCTCTAGGAGAAGGGTTTTTGGCCAAAGCAATGGGATTTAGGAACACTGCTGGTCCAGAGAAGCACCAAGCAGTCGCGGTAAGAGTCCAAGCAGATCGCTCGATTTTCCTCAACTGTCGCTTTGAGGGCTACCAAGACACCTTATACGTGCAAACTCATCGACAATTCTACCGAAGCTGTGTCATTTCAGGCACggttgatttcatatttggtgACGCTGCTGCTATCTTCCAGAACTGCTTGATTATTGTCAGGAAGCCCTTGGAAAACCAGAAAAACATCGTTACAGCGCAAGGAAGGATCGACAAATTTGAAAGCACAGGAATTGTGCTTCAGAACTGTAAAATCCAACCTGATGACGCACTTGTACCTGCCAAGACAACTATTAAGAGTTACCTTGGAAGGCCATGGAAGGAGTATTCAAGAACAATCATAATGGAATCGACAATCGATGATTTGATCCATCCCGATGGATTCTTACCATGGGAAGGTGATTTCGCGCTAAAAACACTCTATTATGCAGAATTTAACAATAAAGGACTAGGCGCGAAGACCACTGCCAGAGTAAAGTGGCCTGGTTACAAGGTCATTGATAAGCAAGAAGCCTTGAAGTATACAGTAGGAACTTTCTTGCAAGGGGACTGGATCAGCGCAACCGGCTCTCCGGTTAAAGTTGGTCTGTTTACTTAA
- the LOC119993470 gene encoding DNA repair protein RAD51 homolog → MAMEQQRNQKVVPQQEETEEMQHGPFPVEQLQASGIASVDIKKLKDAGLCTVESVAYSPRKDLLQIKGISEAKVDKIIEAASKLVPLGFTSATQLHAQRLEIIQITSGSKELDKILEGGIETGSITEIYGEFRSGKTQLCHTLCVTCQLPLDQGGGEGKAMYIDAEGTFRPQRLLQIADRFGLNGADVLENVAYARAYNTDHQSRLLLEAASMMVETRFALMIVDSATALYRTDFSGRGELSARQMHLAKFLRSLQRIADEFGVAVVITNQVVAQVDGSAMFAGPQIKPIGGNIMAHASTTRLALRKGRGEERICKVISSPCLAEADARFQISAEGVSDVKD, encoded by the exons ATGGCAATGGAGCAGCAAAGAAACCAGAAGGTGGTTCCACAACAGGAGGAAACAGAAGAGATGCAACATGGTCCGTTCCCGGTTGAACAGCTTCAG GCATCTGGCATTGCTTCCGTCGATATAAAGAAACTTAAAGACGCGGGTCTATGCACTGTTGAATCTGTTGCTTACTCCCCTAGGAAAGATCTTCTTCAAATCAAAGGAatcagtgaagcaaaagttgacaAGATCATAGAAGCAG CGTCCAAACTGGTGCCTTTGGGTTTTACTAGTGCTACCCAACTCCATGCGCAGAGGCTTGAGATTATTCAGATAACATCTGGATCAAAAGAACTTGACAAAATCTTGGAAG GGGGAATTGAAACAGGATCTATTACAGAGATATATGGCGAGTTTCGCTCTGGAAAAACTCAGCTGTGTCACACACTCTGTGTCACTTGCCAA CTTCCACTGGATCAAGGAGGGGGTGAGGGGAAAGCAATGTACATTGATGCTGAGGGCACGTTCAGGCCACAAAGACTCCTACAGATAGCAGATAG GTTTGGACTGAATGGTGCTGATGTGTTGGAGAATGTGGCCTATGCTCGAGCATATAATACTGATCATCAGTCGAGGCTTTTGCTTGAAGCAGCTTCAATGATGGTGGAAACGAG GTTTGCTCTTATGATTGTAGACAGTGCGACTGCTCTGTACAGAACAGATTTTAGTGGAAGGGGAGAACTGTCAGCCAGGCAAATGCATCTTGCAAAGTTCCTTAGGAGTCTTCAGAGGATAGCAGATGAG TTTGGCGTGGCTGTTGTCATTACGAACCAAGTTGTTGCACAAGTGGATGGTTCAGCCATGTTTGCTGGACCTCAAATCAAGCCTATTGGCGGTAACATTATGGCTCATGCCTCCACAACAAG GCTTGCTCTTCGGAAGGGCAGAGGAGAGGAGCGCATCTGTAAAGTGATAAGTTCTCCTTGTTTGGCTGAAGCCGACGCACGGTTTCAGATATCTGCCGAAGGTGTATCTGATGTCAAGGATTGA
- the LOC119993469 gene encoding probable pectinesterase/pectinesterase inhibitor 12, with amino-acid sequence MASSSSSSLLKFFLILSSIFISSTFAAHNKSSTTPLDLLHITSFCKTTPYPESCLESLKLSININISPNILNLLLQTLQTAISEAGKLTHLFSNAGNSNNIVEEQRGTIQDCQELHQITLSSLRKSESKIKAGGSKSLADARTYLSAALTNKNTCWEGLDSASGPMKPVLLNSMTNTYKHVSNSLSMLPESGTKKGHNNRRRLLGFPSWVSRKDRRSLQTSADEYDPSEVITVAADGTGNFTTISDAINFAPNNSEGRVIIYVSQGVYEENVVIPSNKLNIVLLGDGSDVTSITGNRSVGDGWTTFRSATLAVSGEGFLARDVAIENSAGPEKHQAVALRINADLAALYWCTINGYQDTLYTHSFRQFYRECDIYGTIDYIFGNAAVVFQACNIVSRMPMPGQFTVITAQSRETPDEDTGFSIQNCSILATDELYNNSNSVKSYLGRPWRVYSTTVYLESYIDDFIDPTGWTKWDGEKGLDTLYYGEYENYGPGSGTENRVTWPGYHVMEYADAYNFTVSEFIAGDAWLDSTSFPYDEGI; translated from the exons atggcttcttcttcttcttcttcccttctAAAATTCTTCCTAATCCTCTCTTCAATCTTCATTTCTTCCACATTTGCTGCTCACAACAAATCCTCCACAACCCCTCTAGATCTTCTCCATATAACCTCTTTTTGCAAAACCACACCATACCCAGAATCCTGTTTGGAATCCCTGAAGCTTTCAATCAACATAAACATTAGTCCCAACATCCTCAATTTGCTCCTACAAACCCTCCAAACCGCCATCTCCGAGGCCGGAAAGCTAACCCATTTGTTCTCCAACGCAGGGAACTCAAACAACATTGTTGAGGAACAGAGAGGCACAATCCAAGATTGCCAAGAATTGCACCAAATCACTCTCTCTTCATTgcggaaatcagaatcaaagaTCAAAGCAGGCGGTTCGAAGAGCCTAGCCGACGCAAGAACATATCTTAGCGCAGCACTCACTAACAAGAACACATGTTGGGAAGGCTTGGACTCTGCTTCAGGACCAATGAAGCCAGTCCTATTAAATTCAATGACCAATACTTACAAGCATGTAAGCAACTCACTCTCTATGTTGCCAGAATCCGGCACCAAAAAAGGCCATAACAACCGACGACGACTACTCGGATTTCCTTCATGGGTTTCGAGGAAAGATCGCCGGAGTTTGCAAACGTCGGCAGATGAGTATGATCCGAGTGAGGTGATTACAGTTGCTGCAGATGGAACTGGAAACTTTACTACTATCTCTGATGCCATTAATTTTGCTCCTAATAATAGTGAAGGTAGAGTAATTATCTATGTGAGTCAAGGAGTTTATGAGGAGAATGTGGTGATTCCAAGCAATAAGCTTAATATCGTCCTGCTTGGAGATGGAAGTGATGTGACTTCCATTACTGGGAACAGGAGTGTTGGTGATGGCTGGACTACATTCAGATCTGCAACtcttg CGGTGTCCGGCGAGGGGTTTCTGGCACGAGACGTAGCAATCGAGAACAGTGCAGGACCAGAGAAGCACCAAGCAGTTGCGTTGCGCATAAATGCAGACCTAGCGGCGCTTTATTGGTGCACCATCAATGGCTACCAAGACACATTATACACACACTCCTTTCGACAATTCTATCGCGAATGTGATATTTATGGGACCATTGATTATATATTTGGCAACGCAGCCGTAGTCTTCCAGGCATGTAACATTGTATCCAGGATGCCAATGCCAGGTCAATTCACAGTAATTACAGCACAATCACGCGAAACACCAGATGAGGACACCGGATTTTCTATacaaaattgctcaattctcgcCACGGACGAATTGTACAACAACTCAAATAGCGTCAAAAGCTATTTGGGAAGGCCGTGGAGAGTGTACTCTACGACAGTCTATTTAGAGTCATATATCGACGACTTCATTGACCCCACCGGATGGACCAAGTGGGATGGTGAAAAAGGCTTGGACACTTTGTATTACGGAGAGTACGAGAATTACGGGCCGGGTTCGGGGACGGAGAATCGGGTTACTTGGCCAGGCTACCATGTAATGGAGTACGCCGATGCGTATAATTTTACGGTCTCGGAGTTTATTGCTGGTGATGCCTGGTTGGACTCCACTTCATTTCCTTATGATGAAGGGATTTGA
- the LOC119993612 gene encoding pectinesterase/pectinesterase inhibitor PPE8B-like — MVMVSTKMSKFSSSLSFFLLLLTILSFSTPKSNAISSIDSLQSECLTVPASEFVGSLRDTIDTIQKVTSVVSNVGNFLGNFRLTNAINDCLDLLDFSADVLDWSLSASKPNTKGKDNSTGDLGSDLKTWISAALANQETCIDGFEGTNSNVKTLVAGSLGQITSLVQDLLTMVHTPPKPNSIGRAKTEHKFPSWFKYQDQKLLQVKGNITADAIVAKDGTGNYTKIEDAIAAAPDNSLRRFVIYVKRGVYKEYVEIKKNKWNVVMIGDGMDVTVITGNRSVIDNYTTFRSATFAVSGRGFIARDITFENTAGPQKHQAVALRSDSDLSVFYRCAIKGYQDTLYTHTMRQFYRECRIFGTVDFIFGDATAVFQNCQILAKTGLPNQKNTITAHGRKDPNEPTGFSFQFCNFTGDSDLLPFKNSTETYLGRPWKLYSRTVILQSYMSDVIRPRGWLEWNETFALDTLYYGEFGNYGPGSGPGRRVNWPGYHAFNDSAQASNYTVTQFIKGNLWLPSTGVTYTAGLTV; from the exons ATGGTAATGGTCTCAACAAAAATGTCCAAATTCAGTTCCTCTCTTTCATTCTTCTTGCTCCTACTAACAATTCTTTCATTTTCCACTCCAAAATCAAATGCTATTTCCAGTATCGACTCATTGCAGAGTGAGTGCTTAACTGTGCCTGCATCAGAGTTTGTAGGCTCATTGAGGGATACTATTGACACTATCCAAAAAGTGACCTCTGTTGTCTCCAATGTTGGCAATTTTCTTGGTAACTTCAGGCTCACTAATGCAATAAACGACTGTCTCGATCTGCTTGATTTCTCTGCTGATGTTTTGGACTGGTCTCTCTCTGCTTCCAAACCTAACACAAAAG GCAAAGATAACAGCACAGGCGATTTGGGTTCTGATCTAAAGACCTGGATAAGTGCTGCACTGGCAAACCAAGAGACATGCATTGATGGGTTTGAAGGTACAAACAGCAATGTCAAGACTCTGGTTGCAGGTAGTTTGGGTCAAATTACTTCACTGGTTCAAGACCTACTAACAATGGTCCATACACCTCCCAAACCCAACTCCATTGGCAGAGCCAAAACAGAGCACAAGTTCCCTTCATGGTTCAAATATCAAGACCAGAAACTGTTGCAAGTGAAAGGCAACATAACAGCTGATGCAATAGTAGCTAAAGATGGTACtggaaattacactaaaatagAGGACGCCATAGCAGCTGCTCCAGACAACAGCTTGAGAAGATTTGTGATATATGTTAAGAGGGGTGTGTATAAAGAATATGTGGAGATCAAGAAGAATAAGTGGAATGTTGTGATGATTGGAGATGGCATGGATGTTACAGTCATAACCGGCAACCGTAGCGTTATTGATAATTACACAACATTTCGTTCAGCAACATTTG CTGTGAGCGGGAGAGGATTTATAGCACGAGACATTACATTCGAGAACACTGCAGGACCCCAAAAGCACCAAGCCGTGGCGCTCCGATCAGACTCCGATCTCTCCGTCTTCTATAGATGTGCAATTAAGGGCTATCAAGACACTCTCTATACACACACAATGCGGCAATTTTACAGAGAATGTCGCATATTTGGCACGGTCGACTTCATCTTTGGCGATGCCACTGCTGTTTTCCAGAACTGCCAAATACTGGCCAAAACAGGCTTGCCTAACCAAAAAAATACCATCACAGCCCATGGACGCAAAGACCCGAATGAGCCCACTGGGTTCTCCTTTCAGTTTTGTAACTTCACTGGTGATTCGGACCTCTTACCTTTCAAGAACTCGACAGAGACTTATCTGGGTAGGCCATGGAAGTTGTATTCAAGGACTGTTATATTACAGTCTTACATGAGTGATGTTATAAGGCCGAGAGGGTGGCTTGAGTGGAATGAGACCTTTGCCTTGGACACTTTGTACTACGGTGAGTTCGGGAATTATGGGCCTGGATCTGGGCCTGGTAGACGGGTCAATTGGCCGGGCTACCATGCGTTTAATGACTCGGCCCAGGCTAGTAACTATACAGTGACCCAGTTTATTAAGGGGAACTTATGGTTGCCCTCAACAGGGGTTACATACACAGCGGGATTGACAGTGTAA